The Leptospira koniambonensis sequence AAAGGAACAAGAAGAAGAGTGGAAAGAGTTTTTTAAAGAAAACGAGATCCGTTGATCTATGGAAACTTCTCATTTTCGACCTAAAAGATTCGTTTCAGGCAAACACGCTCAAACTATTTATAATACTCTTTTTCCTCCTGAAAATTCACTTAGGACTTCTTATTATTGCGAAGACATTCTTCTTACAGTAAGCGGAGAATCTGGTGATAAACTTTGGTTAGAACATAACCCTCCTGTTTCTTCTTATCGTAAGAGCGCTATTCCATCCAATGGATCTTATATACTCATGATCCATGGAATGGAAGGTGATTCAGAAAGTTCTTATCTAATATCTCTCGCTACTTCTGCTTTAGAAAGAGGATATGGAGTCATCCGTATGAATCTACGAAATTGTGGAAGAGGAAGAGGATTCGCTCGTAAATCGTATTACGCAGGCCAGTCTGAAGATCTACAAGATGTTATAGATTATATCCATGAATATCTTAACAAAAAGATCTTCGTTTCAGGATTTTCTCTCTCAGCAAATTTGGTCCTAAAATTTTTTGGAGAATCCAGAAACCATAAGTCACTCGGATTTTCAGCTGTTTCCCCTCCTCTGGATCTTGCCAAAAATTGTGATTTTATAGATTCACTTTCAGGAAGATTTTATAGAAATCATTTTATCAGTAGTTTTAAGAAGAAGATCAAAGAAGGCATTTTAGACCTAACTCCTTTACAGTTAGAAAATTCCAAAAAAGTAAAAACATTTTTCGACTTCGATGATATGATCACCGCTCCTTCTTTCGGATATCCGAGTGCAATGGAATATTATAAAAAGAACTCTTGTATCAATTATATACAATCCATCACATCTCCAGGAATTCTAATCCATGCAGAAGATGATCCTGTGGTCCCTTTATTCGAGTGGAATTCGATCAATTGGTCCAAACTTCCGAACCTAAAAACTATTTTGACCAAACAAGGAGGCCATGTTGGATTTGTGACTGATTCCAAACCTGACCTTCCGGATGGTCGCTGGCTTACTAAAATTCTGCTGGATTATTTCGATTCAAAATTATAATCTGCTGACTGAAACTAGCCTATACAAGTGAATTCTAAACAAATATCTTCCAAACCCAAAAAACCTCTTCCAGCTTCTTTCTTTATAGTGGTTTCCTATGAAAATGAAGAGGCCTATTATCGTTTGAAAGAAAAAGCAGAAGACACATTCTCTCAGGCCTTATACGAATCTAAACCACTTCCTAAATGGACCCATCAATTTGAGAATTTTTTAGATTCTCCTATCGGAAGATTTACTCGTATCCTTTCTTTAAAGCGTAGGATTTCCAGAGAAGAACTTCCTAGCCTCCAAAAAGAATGTATTAAATTCCAAACTTCTCTGCGAAAATCAGATGAATCTATTAGAATATTGCCTGGTTATTTGACTCCTTATAATTTGGTTTTAGCTTCTTTGGAAGAAGATCTACATAGGATCTATATGTTCCATGGAGTATTCGCTGAGATCATCTATACTTACCAGGGGCAAAAATGGATCCCTCAAAGTTCTTCTTCTGAATTTTTTAAACATCCTGAAGTTCTATACTTTTTTACTAATTTACGAGAATCTTATGTTAGCTCTTTGGAAAAACGTTAAACTAATATCTTTATCCCTAATTGTATTCGCTGCCTGCGAACCTACTGTTCTTTCCGTTAGTAATGTGGAACTTTGTGACTATTTTACAAGAGATGGAGTATGCAGAGAACCTTCTCCATTGAATAAAAAATACTCAGTGGATATCCCGAATATAAAAAAGCCAAACACATGGGAAGAATTAGGGAATTATTTGTATTTCCATGCTCGTGAAACTCCAGGTTTTGTCCTCAGAATGAATCGTAAAATGAGTCCTGAAGAAAGAAAACAGATCCAAGAAACTTATTTTGCAATGTATGAATTTGCAGGTGTAAAAGGTAAAATGGAAGGTTTTGAAATTGGAGAAGATTGGATCGGTTCTTTTAATTACCTAGGCTCTATGGTAAAGGAAAAACAAAAAAAGGAAAATCGTTTAGGCCAATACCCTTACGAGACTTCTATCTTTCCGACAGATTTAGAATTTACCTGGTCTGCGAAGGGAATTAAAGGTAGCACTAAGACAAAAATTGATTTTGTTTACCATGTTCTTCCCGCAGAAAAAACTCCTTAAAGTTTTTCCGGAAGGATATTTCAGTTTTTTTAATATGTTTCGAAAATCTGGGCCGGATTTAGGAAAATCTGGCCTATACTTAAATCTAAAGTAAAATACGCAAATACTCCCAGGACAACAGCAGAAACAACTGGTATCAAAAGATTATCATCTACGATCCCATTCCAATACGTCCCACTGTAAAGCTCAGTTACGGCAGCTGCAATCACTGCCGGCAAAACTAAAATTATATTCTGCCAAAATTCTCCGGAAGAAAATTGGTAGATCCCAAATTCTCTAGTGCCGGACTGAACCACATAAATAAACCAAAGTCCTACAATTGTAGAAGATAGAATGAATGCTAAGATCCCTTCTTTGGATTTTCCATTTGAAAATCTATTCTTTCCAAAATGAGTTCCAACCCAAGCAGCCATTGGATCTCCGATCACTAAGAATAATAAGGAAAGAATTGCGATATCAGGAGGAAAGAAAAACACAACTAACGTGATAGAAAGAAAATAAGGGAAGGTTCCGTTTATCCTGGACTTCTCTTCTTCTTTTAATAAAGGACCTGCGAACTTTACAAATACTGTTTGAACAATTGGAATATGGAATCTTGCCCATTCGAGTAAAACCAAAAGTCCAAGACATAGGATCAGTAAAACTGTGATGATTGCTCGGGTTGCATACACTAACAAAAATTGTCCGTGAAATACATCGAAATAATAGAAGGCAGGAATGATCAGACCAAGTAAATGCCAGGCCTTTCTAAAATAATTAAAAGAAGTTTTTTCAGATTTCATTTTCTATTTCCGAGATTCCATCTTAGATCTGAGAATATCAACGTTTAGATGCCATCTTTAAGGCGGCCTCTTCGTCGTTTGCGATTAGGAAAAATCCACTCAAGCCTGCCATTTTAAAAACATTGATCACGGCTTTGGAGATATTTACAAGGACGAGTTTGTTCTTACTGGAAAAACTGGATTGGCTTACTTCCTTTAAGGCCTGGACCCCAGTAGAGGATACCAAATGTACGTCTTCCATATCCATGATGACCGGTCCCTGGCGAACTGCCAAGGAAAGCACATCCTTAAATTTTTTCTCCGTAAAGGAGTTGATAGAACCCTGCAATTTCAGAACTTGAACGCTGTCTATCTTTTCCGTTGAGATGATAATCTCGTTCAGGATCATATCGGTTCGATTCGTCAAGATACCGTAATTTCATAATAGATACAAATGGTTTTTCTATTCTTCACCTCAGCTTATCTGTTTTTCAAAACCTATGGATTTCCATTCTCCGGTTCCTTGGTGCTTTGTCTTACGATCGCATTTTCCCAGTTCCATTCTTCTAAAACACTTAGACCCAATCTAAGTTTTTTACTTTTTCCTGCCTCTATATGTGCACTTTCCTTCTGGGATGGAACATCTGCCGAATTCATTTTGGATCTGGTCTCTTTGAGTCTTGCAGGATTGATCTCTTCTGGGGGGTTTTCTTTTTTAGGAAGTCGTTCCCCAGCATTTAAGGAGACTTTAGGGATCTTAATATTAGCAGGCTCATGTATCCTTTCCTTTTCCAGAAGGGAACTTTCTCCTTTTTTAATACCTGCACTTTCCTTATTTCTAATTTTATCCATTCCGAAACAGGTTCGTATTATTATTTTAGGACTTTGTGTTTTACTTTCAGGAATTTGGATCTTATATCAGCCGGCTCCTCTTGGTTTAGAACCATCCTTATTCAAATCAGTATTGTTATTTTTAGGAATGATCTGGGTCATCTGGAAAGGAAAGAAGGACCTTCTTAGCAGTCTCTTATTTTCTACCTTCTTCCTTCTTATATGCCTATCCAAACCGGGAGAAGAGTTGATGATCCTCACTTGCGGACTCTTTTTTTCCTACTTGCAAGAAGCAGCATGGGGCCTAGACTCAGGAACTGAAGTTTAAAGTTCCAGGTCTTATTCCATGAAAATTAAAGTGGCTCATCTTTTACGCAAAACGGAAGAAATAGATCGGGACCTGACCGAACTAGGCAAGATCAAGGATAGAATTGCAGCAGACCGGGATTATTCCGAATCTTTAAAAGTATCTATTGGAGCAGAGATGGATAAGCTATCTTCTCAAAAACAAGAGATGCTTTCTATGAAGACAAAGGAAACTCCTTCCGATTGGAATTCTTCTGGACTACCTTCAGGCGTTAGGGCAGCCGAAGGACTTTACCAAGATAACGAAAAACGCCTAACTCGCGAAATATCCGTTGAAATCCAAGGTAAGAAGCAGCAACCTGCCCGAAAGACCATCCATAAATACTAGTCTTTTCGAGATCCGAAAAGAACAGGTTATATAAAACAACATGAACAAAAAAATAATCGTACTCTCCTTCCTGGCGGCATTACTCTTTCAGTGTAATTCAGACTCGGAAGCATTAGCCTCTTTCAAAGGTGGCACAGTTACCAGAAAAGAACTCAGGAACTTCTACCAATTAAATACAGGCGGACGCAAACCAGAGCCGAATCATCCAACCAAAGAAGAACAAACTCAACTTCTAGAAACTCTAGGTCTTTTCAAATTGATCTCTTTGTACAATACAGAAAAGAAACTTGTATCCGAAGATGAATTAGCAGTTTTTCTAAAATATTCTAAACCTCAGATGGCTGCTTCTTTCCTACAAAGAAATTTAGCGGAGAAGTTAGAACAAACTGGTAAATTAAAATTCGGTTTCGTAAGAGCAATCGCGGTTTTCTCTATGGATCCTAAAGAGGAAGCGGTTACCAAACAAAGAGCGGAGAGTATTTTCGAAGGTATCCAAAAACTTTCCGGAAAAAAAGAAATCATCCAATATGTAGTAGATCATACTGATCAACCTGCTTACAAAGCGGTGGGTGGATTATTAGAACCACAATGTTTAAATTGTGGAAATGATCCTAACCTTGCTCTTTACCAAGAGGCTGCTCAGAACGAAGGAAAGTGGATCTTAAAAGAGATCGAAGACCAACTTCCTCCAGGAGCAGATCCTAAAACTCCTAGAAGGAAAAAATTCCTGATCTTAAGAGTAGAAAGAGTAGAAACAATCTACGCTTCAAGAGTTGGAAAATTTTTCTCTAAAGAATTTGGAAAACTAAGAAGTCTTGCTAAAAAATATATTGAGACACCGGAACTCCCAGACCAAATCAAAGCAGATGTAAAACGTAATTATCTGGATCTGAAAATAGACGAAATTGCTCCTCGTTACGAAGACTTCATGAAAAAAAGATTTTTGTTTAGCGCAGTTAGCGAACAAGAAGAACAATTAGTGAAAAATGCTGGTTTCGAAAAAGCGGTTATCACTCAAGATAATCTGAACACTTTCAATCATGATTCCGTTCTGTTGACCAATACCAAAACGGGTGAAACTGTTAAGTTCAAAGATGTTTTGAATGAGTTGGAACAATTAGCAAAACAGAGCGGTCTTGATTCTTCTAAACTAGATGATAAGGCGAATGTGCTCCAATTTTTCAGACAACAATATGTTTGGTATAAGATAGCCGGTCAGTCTACTGAATTGAAAGAAGCTTTAGAATCTAAGGATTTCCAAGATATGTTCAATGTAATGAAATTATATATTGTTCAACCATTGGTATTCAAAAGAGAACTTCCTAGTGATGTAACAGTTTCAGAAGCTGAAATGAGAGAGCAGTATGAAGCTGCCAAAATGTTCTCTTACTCTAAAGCAAATCCTAACAATCCTCAAGACAGGATCCCTATGCCTTACGGAGAAGTTAGAGAAAAAATCAAAGAAGATTTGACCCGAGCTAAAAAACAAAACTATGTTAGAGAACTTACTCAAAAGCTAAAAACAGATTACCAATTCATTCTGGATTCAAGCAGATTGAAAGAAGGTAAGATCTAATCGTATAACTCTTGTTTACGATAGCTTAGTATCCCTGTTCAGTAGTCCGAAGTATAAAGGCCCATAACCTTTTCGGACTACTGACCGCGTTCTACAATTTCCTAGAAAGTCTAACGGCCTTTTTTTATTGAATAAGACTTCAAATGCTTGATTCTTATTCTTATCTCTCTTAGTATTAGCCGACTTTGGAAAAAATTTCTATACTTAAGTGCCTGTTGGGCACGATGGAAATTTATTCTTGAGGCAAAGTAAGGTCGTTTTAAAACGGTTAAAAAGGGGAAAAGAATGAACAACCACATCTATATGCTCCGTAAAAAACGGGGAATCAAGCAATATGATATGGCAAGGGCTCTGGGTGTATCCCCTAGCTACCTTTCCAAAATTGAAACCGGAAGCCAAGCTCCTACTGAAAAATTCAGACAGGCTTGCGCTAAATATTTGAAAACGACATTAGATAAACTGTTCAACGAAAGTCCGGTAGAAGAGGTTTATCCTGAATTCAGCCAAGGACTTACCAATAAACTCTGGGCAAAACGCAGAGAATTGGGCATCAAACAATATGATATGGCTAAAAAATTAAAGGTCTCAACTCCTTTCCTTTCTAAAGTGGAGTTAGGACTATTAGAGCCGCCTGAAGATTTCAAGAGCATGGCTTCTAAAGTTTTAAAAATGAAAAAAGAGGAATTATTTCTACATAAAGTAGAATTCTAAATCGAACACGGGAGGTTAAACTCCCGTAAGCAATACAGCACATTCTTTTCCCTTACTATGTGCTGTCTTAGTGAAACCCCAGGTTGTGATAAACCCGGGGTTTTTTATTTTCAGACTACTTCACAGAGACTGAACTGCCGGAATAATCCAAGACGATACTCTGCCCTTCTTTGAATTCACCCTTCAGTATAAAATTACTGAGAGCGTTTCCAATTTCCCTTTGGACTAGTCTTTTCAAAGGTCTTGCTCCGTATTCAGGATCAAAACCAGCCTGCACTATATGTTTTTTTAATGCAGGAGTGAAACTAACTGTAAGTCCATTCTCCGCTGCTTTTTTAGCCATGATCTGCAATTGTAGTTCTGCGATCTTAGCGATCATTGACTCATCTACAGACTTGAATAGGATCACTTCATCCAAACGGTTCAAGAACTCAGGTTTGAAATGTTTTTTCAATCTTTGGTCTACCATTCTTTCTTTTTCTTCTTCCGAATATTCTGTAGAACTTAAAATCTCAGAACCAATATTAGAAGTGAGAATGATGACTGTATTCTTAAAGTCTACATTTCTTCCTTTAGAGTCAGTCAATCTACCCTCATCTAATATCTGTAAGAAGATATTGAATACTTCAGGATGAGCCTTCTCCACCTCGTCGAATAAGAGCACGGAATAAGGTCTGCGTCTTACTGCTTCTGTTAATTGCCCACCTTCATCATGACCTATATAACCAGGAGGAGCTCCTATCAATCTGGATACTGAATGAGCTTCCATATACTCACTCATGTCAATTCGAAGCATTGCATTCACATCATCGAATAAGAACTCGGACAATGCTTTTGCAGTTTCCGTTTTACCCACACCTGTAGGTCCCAAGAATAAGAATGTACCGATAGGACGATTTGGATCTGCGATACCTGCTCTGGATCTACGGATCGCTTCGGACAATAATTCCAAAGCATGATCCTGGCCGATCACCTTGATCTTAAGTGAATCTTCCATTTTGAGAAGTTTTGCCTTCTCTCCTTGGAGCATTTTAGATACAGGAATCCCAGTCCAACGAGAAACTATATTCGCTATATCTTCCTCATCTACTTCTTCTTTTAGAAGTCTTCCCGGACCGGAGATTTTTTTGAGTTCCGCGTTTGCCTTCTCCATTTCTTTGGAGAGTTCTATTAATTTTCCGTAACGAATTTCTGCGACTCTATTGATCTCTCCCCTTCTTTCTGCTTCTGCTTCGAGGACTTTGTATTTATCCGTTTCTTCTTTGATTTCCTTAATTTTGGAAATTTTAGATTTTTCAAGATCCCAACGAGCTTTCAGATTTCTGAATAGTTCTTCCTGCTCAGAAAGTTCTTTTCCAATATTCTCCACTCTTTGTTTGGAAGCTGGATCCGTTTCTCTTTTAAGAGCCTCTTTTTCGATCTTCAAAGACTGGATCTTTTTACTTAGTTTGTCCAATTCTTCCGGCATAGAATCCATTTCTATCCTCATCTTGGAACTTGCCTCGTCTATTAGATCCACTGCCTTATCCGGAAGAAAACGATCCGCTATATAACGATTCGATAAACTAGCCGCAGCAACGATCGCGGAATCCAATATTTTGATCCCGTGATGTAATTCGTATCTATCTTTTAAACCACGCAGAATAGTAACCGTTTCTTCCACACTTGGTTCTTTTACATAAACAGGTTGGAACCTTCTTTCTAAGGCTGCGTCCTTTTCTATATACTTTTGGTATTCCTTTAAGGTGGTTGCACCTATACAACGAAGTTCTCCACGTGCAAGCATCGGTTTCAGCATATTAGAAGCATCCATTGCTCCTTCTTGCGCGCCTGCCCCCACAAGTGTATGGATCTCATCTATAAATAGTATAATATTTCCATCACTATGTTTTACTTCGTCGAGGGTGGCTTTCAGTCTTTCTTCAAATTCCCCCCGATACTTTGCACCAGCGATCATTGCTCCCAGATCCAGAGCATAGATGGTCTTAGTCTTAATTCCTTCTGGAACTTCTCCTTGTATGATCTTACCTGCGAGCCCTTCTACAATTGCAGTTTTACCCACACCAGGTTCACCGATTAGGACTGGGTTATTTTTGGTCCTGCGAGAAAGTACTTGGATGGTCCTTCTGATCTCCTCGTCCCTTCCAATGACTGGGTCCAGCTTACCTAGTTTAGCCAGCTCATTTAGATTTTTTGCATATTTATTCAAGGCATCTGCCTTGTTTTCCGGAGTATCATCCATGATGGGTTGTCCTTTTCTAAGTTCTAATACTGCTTTTAATAATTTAGGGTAATCGAGTCCTAATCGATTGAATTCTTGGCGAAGTGAAGAAATACCATTCTTCAAAAATGCTAAGAGAACATGATCTGTAGAAAGATATTCATCCTTCAGCTCTGCCCGAACTTTGTCGGAAGATTGTAGGAGTGAAATAGACGCTCTGGAGAATCCCTTCTCCGAGTGACCTTCTACCCTTGGAAGTTTTATGATCGCTTCTTCTGTCTTGCGTCGGAAGTCAGACAGATTCAAACCTAGCTTAGAAAACAAAGGAGGAGCAAACCCATCTCCTTGGCCTAGGATCTGAGCAATGATATGTTCCTCTTGTATCTCTGGGTTCTTATCGTAAGAGCTTTGAGCACCTGAAAGCGCTTCATTCAATTTTAATGTGATCTTATCTAGTTTCATTTTTGTACGAATCCATTCTGTATTCGAGTTGGTACTTAGACTGAGCCGGCAGTCATATTTCTCCAAATTTCTGCCAGAAAGTCAGAGGAGATTTTCACCCTATTATGTCCCGTTTTTTTCCATTTTCAAATCCGAATTCGTTTTGACAAGGGAGACTATTTTACTGGGATTATAGAGCATCACATGTCTAAAGAATCGCCCAAGGAAAGTTGGAAATCCCGCACTGGACTCATATTAACCGTTGCCTCTGGAGCAATCGGACTCGGAAATTTCCTCCGATTTCCGGGGCAGGCAGTGCAGAATGGAGGAGGAGCTTTCCTTCTCCCCTATATCATCAGTTTTATCCTAGTTGGGATCCCAGTCTGCATCACTGAATGGGTGATGGGAAGAATGGGTGGAGAACAAGGTCATAGTTTTCCGAATCTATTCCGTGCCTATCTTTCCGGTGTTCCTCTTAGACTGCTTGGAGCGATTGGAGTTACAATTCCTCTATTGATATATGTCTATTATGTTTTTGTAGAAGCATGGTGCCTTGCCTACGCTTTCGATTTTGTAACTGGAAGTATCAGTTTAAATTCAGGAAATGGTGACCTGAATTCTCTCATCCAAAATTCTTCCAATCATTTCCATACATTGGTGGGTGCAAAAGAAAATGGAAGTGCTGTGCAAGGTAAAATTTTTTATGCCACACTCGCTTGTTTTCTAATGAACTTTATTCTAGTATATAGAGGGATCGCAAAAGGACTGGAAGTATTCGCCAAGATCGCAGTTCCTTCTATGTTAATCTGTTCGGTTATCGTTCTTGTCAGAGTATTAACTTTAGATAATATAGAACTTGGACTCGCACAAATGTGGAATCCGGATTGGTCTGCATTAGGAGAAGCAAAGGTTTGGATCTCTGCTGCAGGCCAGATATTCTTTACTTTATCCGCAGGTTTTGGCATCGCTTTAGTATTCTCGAGTTACTTAAAAAAAGAAAATGATGTGATCTTATCTTCCGTTTCCGCAGCTTCTTTAAATGAATTTGTAGAAGTTGCATTCGGTGGGATGATCACGATCCCTGTCGCATTTTTGTTCTTAGGACTTTCAGCTACTTCTTTTGGAACATTCGGAATGGGGTTTATTGCACTTCCTTCTGTGTTTGCGCTAATGCCTGGAGGTTCATTCTTTGGAGCAATCTGGTATTTTGTATTATTCTTAGCCGCACTCACCTCTTCTGTAACAATGTTACAACCAGTGATCGTATTTCTGGAAGAAGCTTTTCATATCAGAAGAAGGACTTCCAGTTTTATACTTTTCCTTTTCACATTTGGACTTTCTTTCCCGATTTTGTATTTTAATAAAAACTTCAATGCACTGGACCAAGCTGATTTTTGGGTAGGAACAGTTTTAATTTATATATTGGCAACATTGCAGATCGTAATTTTCGGCTGGGTGATTGGAGCGAAAAAAGGTTTGGAAGAAGGTCATAAGGGTGCACAGGCCCAACTTCCTAAATTTTTCTGGTGGGTGATCCAATATATAACACCTGCATTTTTGCTGATCGTATTTGGAATGTTTCTCTACCAAAACCTGGGATCTTATATCAATAAGATGGATGTGGATTGGATGATCGCAAATGCAGCACAAGGAACAGATCCTGAAGAAGCAAAATTCCAAGCATTGATCTCTCGTTATGTATTTTTGGCAATTATTGCTGTATTTGGACTCGTATATCTACTTGTTCATCTCAGCTTTAAAGGCAAAGAAGAATCAAAAAACAAATCCACGAACAAAGTGCTACCAATCTTTTTGGGAAGTTTTATACTGATACTAGCTTTCTTTATGAATGTCTTTCCTTACAAAGAAACCGCTTCTATCAAGAAAGCATTCGGGTCAGTTTCTCCTGAATTAACCTTGGATGGAACTCTTATCATGTGGACCTCTTTAGGTTTAGTAACCCTTCTATCCTTATATTGTGTGATCAAACTTTTCCGAACCAGGGAAGCGTGAGTGTTTTGAGTAGAGTAGAAGAACAATTCAAAAAACTTTCCAAACTCTGGCCTGATTTCGAATCCAGATCGGGTCAGATCCAAATGGCAAATAGTGTAGAACAAGCATTTGCAAGCTCAGAACATCTGATCGTAGAAGCAGGAACTGGTGTAGGAAAATCATTAGCGTATCTGATCCCCGCAGCAATCAGCGCATTAGAAGGAGAAGAGATCGTAGTCATCTCCACGGAAACAAAAGCTCTCCAAGACCAGTTGATCCGAAAAGATATACCTCTTGTTTCTCAAATTTTGGGACAAGAAGTGAAGGCTGAAATTGCGATGGGAGCTTCTAATTACGTTTGTAAAAGAAAATTAGGAAATGTTCTCACACAAGGAACCTTCGGCCCTGAGATGATGGAACATCTAAATTCTTTTAAAGATTGGGTTTCTAATTCAGAATCGGGAAGAAGGCAAGAATACGATGGATACGCCTCTCCTGATTTTTGGTCCAAGGTAACAAGAGAAGCAGATTCATGCTTAGGAAGAAGTTGCCCTAACTTCTCCCATTCTTTTTATTTTTTAGAAAGAGCTAAATGGCAAAAATCAAATTTACTGATCGTAAACCATTCTTTACTCGCAGCTCATATAGCATCTGATTTTAATATTCTTCCAGATTTCAAAAAGATAGTAGTGGATGAGGCTCATAATTTTCCGGAAGTTTTAGGAAATGCATTCAGAATAGAATTATCCTCATTAGAGATCCAGAAACTATTACAAGGTGTTTGGAATTCCCAGAAAAAATCTGGCTTAGGCGCAAGACTCAATTCTCCTAAGATCAATGATCTAACAAATCTTGCAGGAGAAAAACTTTTCCTTTGTTTTAATAAAGTAGTGGGAGAACTTCCTCTTAACTTTTACGGTTCCCAGAGAATTCGCAGGCCATTAAAAATGGACGGCGGAGAATTAGAAGCCGCATTAGATTCTTTGCAAGAAGCACTTCTGATTGAATTGAAAAAATATTCTAAAGATAGTGATGAGATAGAAGAAAAAGAGATTGCGATGGAGATAGAAATGTCTTCAGGACGTATAGGTCAAATCGCAGAAGGTTTACATCTTTTCCGCACAATGGATGAGGGAGAAAGAGTATATTGGGCGGATCCTCCGAATACAAAAACAAAGGAGATGTTCCCTAAACTTCTGACCCAACCATTAAAATCTGAAACAATCCTTCGAGAAGTTCTAGAACCAAGAACTGAAAGTATGGTATTTACTTCTGCTACACTTTCTACTAATAAAGGTGATCTAAGTTATTTTGCAGATCGGATCGGAAGATTACCTTCTCGTTCTAAACTTGTAGCATCTCCTTTTCCTTATGAAAAAAATGCACTTTTGTTTTTGCCTAAAGATATTAAGGACGCAACTGAATCTGCAGAAAGAAATGCTGCAGACCTTTCTCGTTATATCTTAAAACTGATCGAACTCACAAAAGGTGGAGCATTCGTTTTATTTACTTCTAATAAATCATTGAATGAAATTATAGAAACGATCCGGCCTCTTACCGATCTTCCAATCATTTCTCAATTAGAGATGGGACCGGAAGCAGCAAAAAATAGATTTTTAGCAGAAAAGGATGCGGTCCTTTTTGGTGTATCTTCCTTCTGGCAGGGAGTGGACATCAGAGGTGATAAACTCAGATCCGTAATTCTGACTAAACTTCCTTTCCAACCGCCGAATGATCCAGTTCTTGAGGCAAGAAGTGAGAAGTTAAAAGAGAAAGGTGGAAATCCTTTTAAAGATCTACAACTTCCTTACGCAACCACAGTATTGAAACAAGGTTTTGGAAGATTGATCCGTTCAGAAAAAGATACTGGAATTGTAAGTTTACTCGATTCCCGTATATGGACAAAGTCTTATGGCACGGATCTAATTAATGCTCTTCCTCCTGCAAAACGGATCTCTGAATGGAATCAATTAAAATTAGAATATTCTAAACTTC is a genomic window containing:
- a CDS encoding YheT family hydrolase, with the translated sequence METSHFRPKRFVSGKHAQTIYNTLFPPENSLRTSYYCEDILLTVSGESGDKLWLEHNPPVSSYRKSAIPSNGSYILMIHGMEGDSESSYLISLATSALERGYGVIRMNLRNCGRGRGFARKSYYAGQSEDLQDVIDYIHEYLNKKIFVSGFSLSANLVLKFFGESRNHKSLGFSAVSPPLDLAKNCDFIDSLSGRFYRNHFISSFKKKIKEGILDLTPLQLENSKKVKTFFDFDDMITAPSFGYPSAMEYYKKNSCINYIQSITSPGILIHAEDDPVVPLFEWNSINWSKLPNLKTILTKQGGHVGFVTDSKPDLPDGRWLTKILLDYFDSKL
- a CDS encoding DUF4416 family protein: MNSKQISSKPKKPLPASFFIVVSYENEEAYYRLKEKAEDTFSQALYESKPLPKWTHQFENFLDSPIGRFTRILSLKRRISREELPSLQKECIKFQTSLRKSDESIRILPGYLTPYNLVLASLEEDLHRIYMFHGVFAEIIYTYQGQKWIPQSSSSEFFKHPEVLYFFTNLRESYVSSLEKR
- the lcpA gene encoding complement regulator-acquiring protein LcpA, with protein sequence MLALWKNVKLISLSLIVFAACEPTVLSVSNVELCDYFTRDGVCREPSPLNKKYSVDIPNIKKPNTWEELGNYLYFHARETPGFVLRMNRKMSPEERKQIQETYFAMYEFAGVKGKMEGFEIGEDWIGSFNYLGSMVKEKQKKENRLGQYPYETSIFPTDLEFTWSAKGIKGSTKTKIDFVYHVLPAEKTP
- a CDS encoding diacylglycerol/polyprenol kinase family protein, with protein sequence MKSEKTSFNYFRKAWHLLGLIIPAFYYFDVFHGQFLLVYATRAIITVLLILCLGLLVLLEWARFHIPIVQTVFVKFAGPLLKEEEKSRINGTFPYFLSITLVVFFFPPDIAILSLLFLVIGDPMAAWVGTHFGKNRFSNGKSKEGILAFILSSTIVGLWFIYVVQSGTREFGIYQFSSGEFWQNIILVLPAVIAAAVTELYSGTYWNGIVDDNLLIPVVSAVVLGVFAYFTLDLSIGQIFLNPAQIFETY
- a CDS encoding STAS domain-containing protein — translated: MILNEIIISTEKIDSVQVLKLQGSINSFTEKKFKDVLSLAVRQGPVIMDMEDVHLVSSTGVQALKEVSQSSFSSKNKLVLVNISKAVINVFKMAGLSGFFLIANDEEAALKMASKR
- a CDS encoding LIC12015 family putative lipoprotein, with protein sequence MNKKIIVLSFLAALLFQCNSDSEALASFKGGTVTRKELRNFYQLNTGGRKPEPNHPTKEEQTQLLETLGLFKLISLYNTEKKLVSEDELAVFLKYSKPQMAASFLQRNLAEKLEQTGKLKFGFVRAIAVFSMDPKEEAVTKQRAESIFEGIQKLSGKKEIIQYVVDHTDQPAYKAVGGLLEPQCLNCGNDPNLALYQEAAQNEGKWILKEIEDQLPPGADPKTPRRKKFLILRVERVETIYASRVGKFFSKEFGKLRSLAKKYIETPELPDQIKADVKRNYLDLKIDEIAPRYEDFMKKRFLFSAVSEQEEQLVKNAGFEKAVITQDNLNTFNHDSVLLTNTKTGETVKFKDVLNELEQLAKQSGLDSSKLDDKANVLQFFRQQYVWYKIAGQSTELKEALESKDFQDMFNVMKLYIVQPLVFKRELPSDVTVSEAEMREQYEAAKMFSYSKANPNNPQDRIPMPYGEVREKIKEDLTRAKKQNYVRELTQKLKTDYQFILDSSRLKEGKI
- a CDS encoding helix-turn-helix transcriptional regulator, with amino-acid sequence MLRKKRGIKQYDMARALGVSPSYLSKIETGSQAPTEKFRQACAKYLKTTLDKLFNESPVEEVYPEFSQGLTNKLWAKRRELGIKQYDMAKKLKVSTPFLSKVELGLLEPPEDFKSMASKVLKMKKEELFLHKVEF